The following proteins are encoded in a genomic region of Pseudomonas sp. Os17:
- a CDS encoding CoA transferase subunit B: MALTREQMAQRVARELQDGFYVNLGIGIPTLVANYIPEGMEVMLQSENGLLGMGAFPTEDQVDADMINAGKQTVTARIGASIFSSAESFAMIRGGHIDLTVLGAFEVDVQGNIASWMIPGKLVKGMGGAMDLVAGAENIIVTMTHASKDGESKLLNRCSLPLTGAQCIKRVLTDLAYLEIENGAFILKERAPGVSVEEIVSKTAGKLIVPDHVPEMQFA; this comes from the coding sequence ATGGCTCTTACCCGCGAACAAATGGCTCAGCGCGTCGCCCGCGAACTGCAGGACGGCTTCTACGTCAACCTCGGCATCGGCATCCCGACCCTGGTGGCCAACTACATCCCCGAAGGCATGGAAGTCATGCTGCAGTCGGAAAACGGCCTGCTCGGCATGGGCGCCTTCCCTACCGAAGACCAGGTCGACGCCGACATGATCAACGCCGGCAAGCAGACGGTCACCGCGCGCATCGGCGCCTCGATCTTCTCTTCCGCCGAATCCTTCGCGATGATCCGCGGCGGGCATATCGACCTCACCGTGCTCGGCGCCTTCGAGGTGGACGTGCAGGGCAACATCGCCTCGTGGATGATCCCCGGCAAGCTGGTCAAGGGCATGGGCGGCGCCATGGACCTGGTGGCCGGTGCCGAGAACATCATCGTGACCATGACCCACGCCTCGAAAGACGGCGAATCCAAGCTGCTGAACCGCTGCAGCCTGCCGCTGACCGGCGCCCAGTGCATCAAGCGCGTGCTCACCGACCTGGCCTACCTGGAGATCGAGAACGGCGCCTTCATCCTCAAGGAGCGCGCCCCCGGGGTCAGCGTCGAGGAAATCGTCAGCAAGACCGCCGGCAAGCTGATCGTGCCGGACCACGTGCCTGAAATGCAGTTCGCCTGA
- a CDS encoding MFS transporter, which yields MNPQSLKNASPRGLWLRTVLVCAMGLPMLIFYAIGALGPLLIVDLGIAPHWLGWLLTSAFGLAALLSLWAGPLASRLGIRRGLALLFWATLAGYGLLVSLPGFAGALLALAICGVAQALANPVTQLLVAECVEARSKAAVVGLKQSGVQLSALIAGLLLPPLAGSLGWRAALACLLVPTLLLALWGPRVAPGSAVGKAVSLTIPRPNSRLTLLLSVQLCVGLVLSSFVTFLGVFAARQGVTVGETGAMVAGFGVMGILARTLLTPLAARMAEESWLLLTLMLLASLALAVTAQATPQAHWPLWFGALGMGLSAVATNAIAMSMLLRDPAFGSPACASGLLSAGFFAGFALGPVLFGAVQQGAADFASAWLMLIAVLLLGAGLSLMLVRARALESGSASASPRA from the coding sequence ATGAACCCTCAGAGCTTGAAAAACGCCAGTCCCCGGGGGCTCTGGCTGCGTACGGTGCTGGTGTGTGCCATGGGCCTGCCGATGCTGATCTTCTATGCCATCGGCGCCCTCGGGCCTCTGCTGATCGTCGATCTTGGGATTGCGCCCCACTGGCTGGGCTGGCTGCTGACCAGCGCCTTTGGCCTGGCGGCATTGCTGTCCCTGTGGGCGGGGCCGCTGGCCAGCCGACTCGGCATCCGCCGGGGCCTGGCCTTGCTGTTCTGGGCGACCCTGGCGGGGTATGGCCTGCTGGTCAGCTTGCCGGGCTTTGCCGGGGCGCTGCTGGCCCTGGCGATCTGCGGAGTGGCCCAGGCCCTGGCCAACCCGGTGACCCAACTGCTGGTGGCCGAGTGTGTCGAGGCCCGCAGCAAGGCCGCGGTGGTGGGGCTGAAACAGTCCGGGGTGCAGTTGTCCGCGCTGATCGCCGGCCTGTTGCTGCCGCCTCTGGCCGGGTCCCTGGGCTGGCGCGCAGCCCTGGCCTGCCTGCTTGTGCCGACATTGCTGCTGGCCCTGTGGGGGCCCAGGGTGGCGCCGGGCAGCGCCGTGGGCAAGGCCGTGAGCCTGACGATTCCCCGGCCCAATTCACGGCTGACGCTGCTGCTCAGCGTGCAGCTGTGTGTCGGCCTGGTGCTTTCGTCCTTCGTGACCTTTCTTGGGGTATTCGCGGCCCGCCAAGGAGTGACGGTCGGCGAGACCGGGGCCATGGTCGCCGGGTTCGGGGTCATGGGCATCCTGGCCCGAACCCTGCTGACGCCATTGGCGGCCCGCATGGCCGAGGAGTCCTGGCTGCTGCTGACGCTGATGCTCCTGGCCAGCCTGGCCCTGGCGGTGACTGCCCAGGCCACGCCTCAGGCGCACTGGCCCTTGTGGTTCGGCGCTCTGGGCATGGGCCTGAGCGCCGTGGCCACCAACGCCATCGCCATGAGCATGCTGCTGCGCGATCCGGCCTTTGGCAGCCCGGCCTGCGCCTCGGGTCTGCTCTCGGCAGGCTTCTTCGCCGGGTTCGCCCTGGGGCCGGTGCTATTCGGCGCCGTGCAGCAGGGCGCGGCGGATTTTGCCAGCGCCTGGCTGATGCTGATCGCGGTCCTGCTGCTGGGTGCGGGGCTGAGTCTGATGCTGGTGCGTGCCCGAGCGCTTGAGTCGGGCAGTGCCAGTGCCAGTCCTAGAGCCTGA
- a CDS encoding LysR family transcriptional regulator: MTVKQIRAFLAVAHSLSFALACERLHLSQSALSLTIKALEEGLGGRLFTRNTRNVALTPEGEALLPLARRLIADWDNAEDELRQRFTLQRGRVTVAAMPSFAGNLLPPILKHFRARYPQVNVTVNDVVNEQVLEMVRDREVELGVAFEPQDSSSLLFTPLYVDRFVAVVPQDSPLAQRSRIDWRTLLQEPFITLQRPSTVRVMLEDHLRARGVQLPVEFESHQLATVGRMVASGLGVSAVPALCAQHMRELGGHCLTLDDPVVERAIGILTKPGEELSTAAQALFDILRQENLGERLGAA; encoded by the coding sequence ATGACGGTTAAACAGATACGGGCCTTTCTGGCGGTGGCCCACAGTTTGAGCTTTGCCCTGGCCTGTGAGCGCTTGCACCTGTCGCAGTCGGCCCTGAGCCTGACCATCAAGGCCCTGGAAGAAGGGCTGGGCGGGCGCCTGTTCACGCGCAATACGCGCAATGTGGCCCTGACCCCGGAAGGCGAGGCGCTGCTGCCCCTGGCGCGACGGCTGATCGCCGATTGGGACAACGCCGAGGACGAGCTGCGCCAGCGTTTCACCCTGCAGCGCGGGCGGGTCACGGTGGCGGCCATGCCGTCCTTTGCCGGCAACCTGCTGCCGCCGATCCTCAAGCACTTTCGCGCCCGTTACCCCCAGGTCAACGTCACGGTCAACGACGTGGTCAACGAGCAGGTGCTGGAGATGGTCCGCGACCGCGAGGTGGAGCTGGGGGTGGCCTTCGAGCCTCAGGACAGCAGCTCCCTGCTGTTCACCCCGCTGTACGTCGACCGTTTCGTGGCCGTGGTGCCCCAGGATTCGCCCCTGGCGCAGCGCAGCCGCATCGACTGGCGGACCTTGCTGCAGGAGCCCTTTATCACCCTGCAGCGGCCGTCCACGGTGCGGGTGATGCTCGAAGACCACCTGCGGGCCCGGGGCGTGCAGTTGCCGGTGGAATTCGAAAGCCATCAGTTGGCGACCGTGGGGCGCATGGTCGCCAGCGGCCTGGGTGTCAGTGCCGTGCCGGCCCTGTGTGCCCAGCACATGCGCGAGTTGGGCGGACACTGCCTGACCCTGGACGACCCGGTGGTGGAGCGGGCCATCGGTATCCTGACCAAGCCTGGGGAAGAGCTGTCCACCGCGGCCCAGGCGCTGTTCGACATCCTGCGCCAGGAGAACCTCGGTGAGCGCCTGGGCGCTGCCTGA
- a CDS encoding acetyl-CoA C-acetyltransferase, with protein sequence MQDVVIVAATRTAVGSFQGSLAGIPAVDLGAAVIRQLLAQTGIDPAQVDEVIMGQVLTAGAGQNPARQAAIKAGLPHAVPAMTLNKVCGSGLKALHLAAQAIRCGDAEVMIAGGQENMSLSNYVLPGARTGLRMGHSPMIDTMISDGLWDAFNDYHMGITAENLVDKYAISREAQDAFAAASQQKAVAAIEAGRFVDEITPILIPQRKGEPLSFATDEQPRPGTTAEALAKLKPAFKKDGTVTAGNASSLNDGAAAVLLMSASKARALGLPVLARIAAYANAGVDPAIMGIGPVSATRRCLDKAGWTLDQLDLIEANEAFAAQSLSVGKELEWDASKVNVNGGAIAIGHPIGASGCRVLVTLLHEMLKRDAKKGLATLCIGGGQGVALAIER encoded by the coding sequence ATGCAAGACGTCGTCATCGTTGCCGCCACCCGTACCGCCGTGGGCAGTTTCCAGGGCTCCCTGGCGGGCATTCCCGCCGTTGACCTGGGCGCCGCGGTGATCCGCCAGCTGCTGGCCCAGACCGGCATCGACCCGGCCCAGGTCGACGAAGTGATCATGGGCCAGGTGCTCACCGCCGGCGCCGGGCAGAACCCCGCGCGCCAGGCCGCGATCAAGGCCGGCCTGCCCCACGCCGTGCCCGCCATGACCCTGAACAAGGTCTGCGGCTCGGGCCTCAAGGCCCTGCACCTGGCCGCCCAGGCCATCCGCTGCGGCGATGCCGAGGTGATGATCGCCGGCGGCCAGGAAAACATGAGCCTGTCCAACTACGTGCTGCCCGGCGCCCGCACCGGCCTGCGCATGGGCCACAGCCCGATGATCGATACCATGATCAGCGACGGCCTGTGGGACGCCTTCAACGACTACCACATGGGCATCACCGCCGAGAACCTGGTGGACAAATACGCCATCAGCCGTGAAGCCCAGGACGCCTTCGCCGCCGCGTCCCAGCAAAAAGCCGTGGCCGCCATCGAGGCCGGGCGTTTTGTCGACGAGATCACCCCGATCCTGATTCCCCAGCGCAAGGGCGAGCCGCTGAGCTTCGCCACCGACGAACAACCGCGCCCCGGCACCACCGCCGAGGCCCTGGCCAAGCTCAAGCCGGCGTTCAAGAAAGACGGCACGGTGACCGCCGGCAACGCCTCGTCGCTGAACGATGGCGCCGCCGCAGTGCTGCTGATGAGCGCCAGCAAGGCTCGCGCCCTGGGCCTGCCGGTACTGGCCCGGATCGCCGCCTACGCCAACGCCGGGGTCGACCCGGCGATCATGGGCATCGGCCCGGTGTCGGCCACCCGCCGCTGCCTGGACAAGGCCGGCTGGACCCTGGACCAGCTGGACCTGATCGAAGCCAACGAAGCCTTCGCCGCGCAATCGCTGTCGGTCGGCAAGGAGCTGGAATGGGATGCGAGCAAGGTCAACGTCAACGGCGGCGCGATTGCCATCGGCCACCCGATTGGCGCGTCGGGCTGCCGGGTGCTGGTGACCCTGCTGCATGAAATGCTCAAGCGCGATGCCAAGAAAGGCCTGGCGACCCTGTGCATCGGCGGCGGCCAGGGCGTGGCACTGGCCATCGAACGCTAA
- a CDS encoding NAD-dependent protein deacetylase produces the protein MIDRPTAPPLEQLAAAMHGKPFMVLTGAGISTPSGIPDYRDNDGVRRGKQPMMYQEFLGQAEARRRYWARAMLGWPRIRQARPNAAHQALAQLQAAGSIAGVITQNVDTLHDQAGSLDVIELHGSLHRVLCLDCGQRSQRDAIQQQLQALNPYLAGVDAVQAPDGDTLLDPAFEERFQVPRCPYCDGDRLKPDVVFFGENVAQITAARALNAVHEAAGLLVVGSSLMAYSAFRLCRAVADQGKPLLAINFGKTRADELLDLKFGEPCDQLLPLLAERLLG, from the coding sequence ATGATCGACCGCCCTACTGCCCCACCGCTCGAACAACTCGCCGCCGCCATGCACGGCAAGCCGTTCATGGTCCTTACCGGCGCCGGCATCAGCACCCCGTCGGGCATCCCCGACTACCGCGACAACGACGGCGTGCGCCGCGGCAAGCAGCCGATGATGTACCAGGAGTTCCTCGGCCAGGCCGAAGCCCGGCGCCGCTACTGGGCCCGGGCCATGCTCGGCTGGCCGCGCATCCGCCAGGCCCGGCCGAATGCTGCGCACCAGGCGTTGGCGCAATTGCAGGCGGCAGGAAGCATCGCCGGGGTGATCACCCAGAATGTCGACACCCTGCACGATCAGGCCGGCAGCCTGGACGTCATCGAGCTGCACGGCAGCCTGCACCGGGTGCTGTGCCTGGACTGCGGCCAACGCAGCCAGCGCGATGCCATCCAGCAGCAGTTGCAGGCACTCAATCCGTACCTGGCCGGGGTCGACGCGGTGCAGGCACCGGATGGCGACACCCTGCTGGACCCGGCCTTCGAGGAACGCTTCCAGGTGCCCCGCTGCCCCTACTGCGACGGCGACCGCTTGAAGCCCGACGTGGTGTTCTTCGGCGAGAACGTGGCCCAGATCACCGCCGCCCGGGCCTTGAATGCGGTGCACGAGGCCGCCGGCCTGCTGGTGGTGGGCTCATCGCTGATGGCCTACTCGGCGTTTCGCCTGTGCCGCGCCGTGGCTGACCAGGGCAAGCCGCTGCTGGCCATCAACTTCGGCAAGACCCGCGCCGACGAGTTGCTGGACCTCAAGTTCGGCGAGCCCTGTGACCAGCTCCTGCCGCTCCTGGCCGAGCGCCTGCTGGGTTGA
- a CDS encoding helix-turn-helix transcriptional regulator, whose translation MAVAPGSSQSYRVPCNAPREHRQAPGGGSRQQLPQALGDCYSDSLPLAQDLTLVRSRYHPNRPLIEEASSCHAGRLLVITCALQGTSGYLDAKGSSLVFRAGHTSVSAFQASRGERRYGANETVEQLRLLVGETLLQQYLGPTRARQLLGQDAVQLLACGPTSRASAGHLSALAQPWGRQQPATLELHIHALSLLSLQLQALAPAPVAPGRRLKAADLERLQRVRDLMFEQMHQPLSVAYLCAAVGLNEFKLKQGLREHYHTTPQRMLLEIRMGHAHRLLEGGCQVAQAAYQVGYRFPGNFSAAFTRFYGKSPKSVFGPRR comes from the coding sequence ATGGCCGTTGCACCCGGTTCTTCCCAGTCCTATCGCGTGCCGTGCAACGCACCACGCGAGCACCGCCAGGCCCCGGGCGGCGGGTCACGCCAGCAGTTGCCCCAGGCCCTGGGCGATTGCTACAGCGACAGCCTGCCCCTGGCCCAGGACCTGACCCTGGTGCGCTCGCGCTACCACCCCAATCGCCCCTTGATCGAAGAGGCCAGCAGTTGCCACGCCGGCCGTCTACTGGTGATCACCTGTGCCCTGCAAGGCACCTCGGGCTACCTCGACGCCAAGGGTTCGAGCCTGGTGTTTCGCGCCGGGCACACCAGCGTCAGCGCCTTCCAGGCCAGCCGCGGCGAACGCCGTTATGGCGCCAATGAAACAGTGGAGCAACTGCGCCTGCTGGTGGGCGAAACCCTGCTCCAGCAGTACCTGGGCCCCACCCGGGCTCGCCAGTTGCTGGGCCAGGACGCCGTGCAATTGCTGGCCTGCGGGCCCACCTCCCGGGCCAGCGCCGGCCATCTCAGTGCCCTGGCCCAACCCTGGGGCCGGCAGCAGCCAGCGACGCTGGAGTTGCACATTCACGCCCTGAGCCTGCTGTCCCTGCAATTGCAGGCCCTGGCCCCCGCCCCTGTCGCCCCGGGCCGGCGCCTGAAGGCCGCCGATCTTGAACGGCTGCAGCGGGTACGCGACCTGATGTTCGAGCAGATGCACCAGCCCTTGAGCGTGGCCTATCTGTGCGCCGCTGTGGGGCTGAACGAGTTCAAGCTCAAGCAGGGCCTGCGCGAGCACTACCACACCACGCCGCAGCGCATGCTCCTGGAAATCCGCATGGGCCATGCCCACCGCCTGTTGGAAGGCGGCTGCCAGGTGGCCCAGGCGGCCTATCAGGTGGGCTACCGCTTTCCCGGCAACTTCAGCGCGGCCTTTACCCGGTTCTATGGCAAGTCACCCAAGTCGGTGTTCGGCCCCCGGCGCTGA
- a CDS encoding methyl-accepting chemotaxis protein, whose protein sequence is MFSNLSISQKLYAGFGVVLLILLLLVLAALRGFDQVSSSVKSNIHSYEVLSQSDALLRSLINVETGMRGYALTGRDSFLEPLEQGEKAFAEDYARIKNSTADNPEQQVRLERLKALHDQWLRDDVQANLALRRAINAGSQPATAMAEQISAGRDKAKMDAMRQLTDELRDAEKSLQDARSQAMDDAKASALAILIGGGLLAAVLAMLVAWSLSSTLVGRLRQAVDVAKAIAAGRLDSSISASGRDEVSNLLHAFAAMQERLRSMISQIKQGADQLVSASQSISSASLQLSASAQEQSHSASSMAATVEELTVSINHVADNAGDAHALSSESGRQSEEGGSVIQDTLGSMRLIAETVQASASQIGELGQHAEQISSIVGVIKGIAEQTNLLALNAAIEAARAGEQGRGFAVVADEVRLLAQRTANSTQEITEMVGKIQLGTREAVSSMDVGVNQVKSGVELAQQAGEAIVNIRTSSGNVVRVVDQISLALREQTAASQDVARNVERIAQMSQQNSQAVEETTETARSLQQLAQNLEQQVSVFRL, encoded by the coding sequence ATGTTTTCCAATCTGAGCATTTCGCAAAAGCTCTATGCCGGTTTCGGCGTCGTCCTGCTGATCCTCCTGCTGCTGGTGCTGGCGGCCCTGCGCGGCTTCGATCAAGTCAGCAGCAGTGTCAAAAGCAACATCCACAGCTACGAGGTCCTGAGCCAGTCCGACGCCTTGCTGCGCAGCCTGATCAATGTCGAGACCGGCATGCGCGGTTATGCCCTGACCGGCCGCGACAGCTTCCTCGAACCCCTGGAGCAAGGCGAGAAAGCCTTTGCCGAGGACTACGCGCGGATCAAGAACAGCACCGCCGACAATCCCGAGCAGCAGGTGCGCCTGGAACGACTCAAGGCCCTGCATGACCAGTGGCTGCGCGACGACGTCCAGGCCAACCTGGCCCTGCGCCGGGCGATCAACGCCGGCAGCCAGCCGGCCACCGCCATGGCCGAACAGATCAGCGCCGGTCGCGACAAGGCCAAGATGGACGCCATGCGCCAGCTCACCGATGAATTGCGCGACGCGGAAAAAAGCCTGCAGGACGCCCGCAGCCAGGCCATGGACGACGCCAAGGCCTCTGCCCTGGCCATCCTGATCGGCGGCGGCTTGCTGGCGGCGGTGCTGGCGATGCTGGTCGCCTGGTCGCTGTCCAGCACCCTGGTCGGGCGCCTACGCCAGGCGGTGGACGTGGCCAAGGCCATCGCCGCCGGCCGTCTGGACAGCAGCATCAGCGCCAGCGGGCGTGATGAGGTGAGCAACCTGCTGCACGCTTTCGCCGCCATGCAGGAGCGCCTGCGGAGCATGATCAGCCAGATCAAGCAGGGGGCCGACCAGTTGGTCAGCGCCTCCCAGAGCATTTCCAGCGCCTCGTTGCAGCTCTCGGCCTCGGCCCAGGAGCAGTCCCACTCGGCCTCCTCCATGGCGGCCACGGTGGAAGAACTGACCGTGAGCATCAACCACGTGGCGGACAACGCCGGGGATGCCCACGCCCTGTCCAGCGAGTCCGGGCGCCAGTCCGAGGAAGGCGGCAGCGTGATCCAGGACACCCTGGGCAGCATGCGCCTGATCGCCGAGACGGTGCAGGCCTCGGCCTCCCAGATCGGTGAACTGGGCCAGCACGCCGAGCAGATCTCCAGCATCGTCGGGGTGATCAAGGGCATTGCCGAGCAGACCAACCTGCTGGCCCTGAACGCGGCCATCGAAGCCGCCCGGGCCGGGGAACAGGGGCGCGGCTTCGCCGTGGTCGCCGATGAGGTGCGCCTGCTGGCCCAGCGCACGGCCAACTCGACCCAGGAAATCACCGAAATGGTCGGCAAGATCCAGCTGGGCACCCGAGAGGCGGTGAGCAGCATGGACGTGGGGGTCAATCAGGTGAAAAGCGGCGTCGAACTGGCCCAGCAGGCCGGTGAGGCCATCGTCAATATCCGCACCTCGTCCGGCAACGTGGTGCGAGTGGTGGACCAGATTTCCCTGGCCCTGCGGGAGCAGACCGCCGCCAGTCAGGATGTGGCGCGCAATGTCGAGCGCATCGCCCAGATGTCCCAGCAGAACAGCCAGGCGGTGGAGGAAACCACCGAGACAGCCCGCTCCCTGCAGCAACTGGCGCAGAACCTGGAACAGCAGGTAAGTGTGTTCAGGCTCTAG
- a CDS encoding CoA transferase subunit A, which produces MAGFDKRVASYEEALEGLQDGMTVIAGGFGLCGIPENLIAEIKRRGTRDLTVVSNNCGVDGFGLGVLLEDRQISKVVASYVGENALFEKQLLSGEIEVVLTPQGTLAEKMRAGGAGIPAFFTATGVGTPVAEGKETREFKGRTYLMEESITGDFAIVKGWKADHFGNVIYRHTAQNFNPLAATAGKITVVEVEEIVEPGELDPTQIHTPGIYVDRVICGTFEKRIEQRTVRK; this is translated from the coding sequence ATGGCAGGTTTCGATAAGCGTGTGGCGTCCTACGAGGAAGCCCTGGAAGGTCTGCAAGACGGCATGACCGTGATCGCCGGCGGCTTCGGCCTGTGCGGTATCCCCGAGAACCTGATCGCCGAGATCAAGCGCCGCGGCACCCGCGACCTGACGGTGGTGTCGAACAACTGCGGGGTCGACGGTTTCGGCCTGGGGGTGCTGCTGGAAGACCGCCAGATCAGCAAGGTGGTCGCTTCCTATGTGGGTGAAAACGCCCTGTTCGAGAAACAGCTGCTCAGCGGCGAGATCGAAGTGGTGCTGACCCCCCAAGGCACCCTGGCGGAAAAAATGCGCGCTGGCGGCGCCGGCATCCCGGCCTTCTTCACCGCCACCGGCGTCGGCACCCCGGTGGCCGAAGGCAAGGAAACCCGTGAATTCAAGGGCCGCACCTACCTGATGGAAGAGTCCATCACCGGTGACTTCGCCATCGTCAAGGGCTGGAAGGCCGACCATTTCGGCAACGTGATCTATCGCCACACCGCACAGAACTTCAACCCCCTGGCGGCCACCGCCGGCAAGATCACCGTGGTCGAAGTGGAAGAAATCGTCGAGCCGGGCGAGCTGGACCCGACGCAGATCCACACCCCCGGCATCTACGTCGACCGGGTCATCTGCGGCACCTTCGAGAAGCGCATCGAACAGCGCACCGTGCGCAAGTGA
- the lysA gene encoding diaminopimelate decarboxylase, translating to MAIPFAPAQLAAAARQYGTPLWCYDAATIQARIAQLQAFDVVRYAQKASSNLHLLRLIREAGVRVDAVSLGEIERALLAGFSPVEAGIVFTCDLFDEATLKRVVELQVEVNAGSIDMLRQLGEQSPGHRVWLRINPGFGHGHSRKTNTGGENSKHGIWHDQVGEALAVIRQHGLHLVGLHMHIGSGVDYDHLEQVGAAMVTAVKSLDHDIEAFSIGGGLSTPYRDGDTPVDVQRYANAWKVARQEIEAYLGHGVRMEIEPGRFLVAEAGCLVSEVRVVKTAGQHHFVLVDTGFNDLMRPAMYGAYHGMSLLDAAGQAVDRPQQLTVVGGPLCESGDIFTQDDECLTPRLLPQARVGDLLVLHDTGAYGASMSSNYNSRPLLPEVLFANGQPRLIRRRQPLADLLALELGL from the coding sequence ATGGCCATACCCTTCGCCCCCGCTCAACTCGCTGCCGCCGCCCGTCAATATGGCACTCCGCTGTGGTGCTACGACGCCGCCACCATCCAGGCGCGCATCGCCCAATTGCAGGCCTTCGACGTGGTGCGCTACGCCCAGAAGGCCTCGTCCAACCTGCACCTGCTGCGCCTGATCCGCGAAGCCGGGGTGCGGGTCGATGCCGTCTCCCTGGGGGAAATCGAGCGTGCCCTGCTGGCCGGCTTCAGCCCGGTGGAGGCCGGTATCGTCTTCACCTGCGACCTGTTCGACGAGGCCACCCTCAAGCGCGTGGTGGAGCTGCAAGTGGAAGTCAACGCCGGCTCGATCGACATGCTGCGCCAGCTCGGGGAGCAGTCCCCGGGGCATCGGGTGTGGCTGCGGATCAACCCGGGCTTCGGCCACGGTCACAGCCGCAAGACCAACACCGGCGGCGAGAACAGCAAGCACGGCATCTGGCACGACCAGGTCGGCGAGGCCCTGGCGGTGATCCGCCAACACGGCCTCCACCTGGTGGGCCTGCACATGCACATCGGCTCCGGGGTCGATTACGACCACCTGGAGCAAGTGGGCGCGGCCATGGTGACGGCGGTGAAATCCCTGGACCACGACATCGAGGCCTTTTCCATCGGCGGCGGCCTGTCTACCCCCTACCGCGACGGTGACACCCCGGTGGACGTGCAGCGCTACGCCAATGCCTGGAAGGTCGCGCGCCAGGAGATCGAGGCCTACCTGGGCCACGGCGTGCGCATGGAGATCGAACCCGGGCGCTTCCTGGTGGCCGAGGCCGGCTGCCTGGTCAGCGAAGTGCGGGTGGTGAAAACCGCCGGCCAGCACCACTTCGTGCTGGTGGACACCGGTTTCAACGACCTGATGCGCCCGGCCATGTACGGCGCCTACCACGGCATGAGCCTGCTGGACGCCGCCGGCCAGGCGGTGGACCGCCCGCAGCAACTGACCGTGGTCGGCGGTCCGCTGTGCGAGTCCGGCGACATCTTCACCCAGGATGACGAATGCCTGACCCCGCGCCTGCTGCCCCAGGCCCGGGTTGGCGACCTGCTGGTGCTGCACGACACCGGCGCCTACGGCGCCAGCATGTCCTCCAACTACAACAGCCGGCCGCTGCTGCCGGAAGTGCTGTTCGCCAACGGCCAGCCACGGCTGATTCGCCGGCGCCAGCCCCTGGCGGACCTGCTGGCGCTGGAACTGGGGCTGTAA
- a CDS encoding LysR family transcriptional regulator yields the protein MDISLRHIEVFRAIMQAGSVTGAARLLFTSQPTVSRELARLESLSGLRLFDREGGRLLPTAQALLLLEEVERAYVGLERINSVAQSIRRFEHGQLSLSCLPLFSQTLLPRVCKRFLQQHPGIGLSITAQESPLLEESLSAQRHDLGLTESEHLPRGTQGELLFCADMVCILADHHPLLAKPRLALEDFRGQDFINLSGLDIYRQTLDEHFRQAGVDRRVVVETTNAASVCAMVRQTLGVSIINPLSAMEEVGRGLAIRPLEFSVPYRVMLIRPDYRPSSSFVEGFCESLRGEAGRLDEQLSRLVQAL from the coding sequence ATGGACATCTCCCTGCGCCATATCGAAGTCTTCCGCGCCATCATGCAGGCCGGCAGCGTCACCGGTGCTGCACGCTTGCTGTTTACCTCGCAACCCACGGTCAGCCGCGAACTGGCGCGGCTGGAAAGCCTTTCCGGGCTGCGCCTGTTCGACCGCGAAGGCGGGCGCCTGCTGCCCACGGCCCAGGCCCTGCTGTTGCTGGAAGAAGTGGAGCGGGCCTATGTGGGGCTGGAGCGGATCAACAGCGTGGCCCAGTCGATCCGCCGTTTCGAACACGGCCAGTTGAGCCTGAGCTGCCTGCCGCTGTTCTCCCAGACCCTACTGCCCCGAGTGTGCAAGCGCTTTTTGCAACAGCATCCGGGGATCGGCCTGAGCATCACCGCCCAGGAGTCGCCGCTGCTGGAAGAATCCCTCAGCGCCCAGCGCCATGACTTGGGCCTGACCGAAAGCGAGCACCTGCCCCGGGGCACCCAGGGCGAGTTGCTGTTCTGCGCCGACATGGTCTGCATCCTCGCCGACCACCATCCGCTGCTGGCCAAGCCACGGCTGGCGCTGGAGGACTTTCGCGGCCAGGACTTCATCAACCTCTCGGGCCTGGATATCTACCGGCAGACCCTGGACGAGCACTTTCGCCAGGCCGGGGTCGATCGCCGGGTGGTGGTGGAAACCACCAACGCCGCCTCGGTGTGCGCCATGGTGCGGCAGACACTCGGGGTATCGATCATCAACCCCTTGAGCGCCATGGAGGAGGTCGGGCGCGGTCTGGCGATCCGGCCGCTGGAGTTTTCGGTGCCGTACCGGGTGATGCTGATCCGCCCGGATTACCGGCCGTCATCGAGTTTTGTCGAGGGGTTCTGCGAGTCGTTGCGGGGCGAGGCGGGGCGTCTGGATGAGCAGTTGAGCAGGCTGGTGCAAGCGCTGTAA